A section of the Pseudomonas sp. Q1-7 genome encodes:
- a CDS encoding DMT family transporter has product MAWLNGWGFLLLAGFCEVLYASIIPRTEGFTRLWPSLYCGFFLLLSIYLLSLSVRVLPLGLAYAVWVGIGTLGTVAYGTLFMGEQLGVLKGLCLAMIIGGIVGLKLVSEAQVA; this is encoded by the coding sequence ATGGCATGGTTGAACGGATGGGGATTCCTGCTGTTGGCAGGGTTCTGCGAGGTGTTGTATGCGTCGATCATCCCGCGCACGGAAGGCTTTACCCGGCTCTGGCCGAGCCTCTACTGCGGGTTCTTCCTGCTGCTCAGCATCTACCTGCTGAGTCTTTCGGTGCGCGTGCTACCCCTGGGCCTGGCATATGCCGTGTGGGTGGGCATCGGCACCCTCGGCACCGTGGCCTACGGCACCCTGTTTATGGGCGAGCAGTTGGGCGTGCTGAAGGGCCTGTGCCTGGCGATGATCATCGGTGGGATAGTCGGGCTGAAGCTGGTGAGCGAGGCGCAGGTGGCGTAG
- a CDS encoding ammonium transporter produces MIRFSHVGRGMLGLSLLLGSVAALADEAAPVIDSGDTAFVALCSLVVLLMTLPGLALFYGGMARTKNVLSILMQVFCTASLMSVLFAIYGYSLTFTDGGSLQAVIGGFDKLFMAGITKDSVVGTIPEYLYFLFMLLFAAITPAIIVGAFAERMKFAAVMVFMAVWLTINYLPMAHMAWGGGWVFNLGVQDFAGGNVVHLNVGIAALVGAWLLGRRRGFGTPALAPHNMTMTLTGGSLLWVGWLGFCGGCALAANGFAMLVMVNTMLASCAGALAWMLVEWQHRGRPSLFGAVSGAIAGLVAITPACGYVGPMGAILLGLIAGPVCVWSVEKLKPMIGLDDAFDVFGVHGVAGILGGLLTPVFALISLGGQGFPEGRDLADQLMVNGGAILFSILFSAATSLIAFKVAAALCGGLRVAEEAEVDGLDLSAHGEVGYKYSS; encoded by the coding sequence ATGATCCGGTTTTCGCATGTGGGCCGCGGTATGTTGGGCCTTTCCCTTCTGTTGGGCAGTGTCGCCGCTCTGGCGGACGAGGCTGCACCGGTGATCGACAGCGGCGACACCGCCTTCGTGGCGCTCTGCTCGCTGGTGGTGCTGCTGATGACCCTGCCGGGCCTGGCGCTGTTCTACGGCGGCATGGCGCGGACCAAGAACGTGTTGTCGATCCTCATGCAGGTGTTCTGCACGGCCTCGTTGATGTCGGTGCTGTTCGCCATCTATGGCTACAGCCTGACCTTCACCGACGGCGGTTCCCTGCAAGCGGTGATCGGTGGCTTCGACAAGTTGTTCATGGCTGGCATCACCAAGGACTCGGTCGTCGGCACCATTCCTGAGTACCTCTATTTCCTGTTCATGTTGCTGTTCGCCGCCATCACCCCGGCGATCATCGTCGGTGCCTTTGCCGAGCGCATGAAGTTCGCTGCGGTCATGGTGTTCATGGCGGTCTGGCTGACCATCAACTACCTCCCCATGGCGCACATGGCCTGGGGCGGCGGCTGGGTCTTCAATCTCGGCGTGCAAGACTTCGCCGGCGGCAACGTGGTGCACCTGAACGTGGGCATCGCCGCCCTGGTGGGCGCCTGGCTGCTGGGCCGCCGCCGCGGCTTCGGCACCCCGGCGCTTGCGCCGCACAACATGACCATGACCCTCACCGGCGGTTCGCTGCTGTGGGTGGGCTGGCTGGGTTTCTGCGGCGGTTGCGCCCTTGCCGCCAACGGCTTCGCCATGCTGGTGATGGTCAACACCATGCTCGCCAGTTGCGCCGGTGCGCTGGCCTGGATGCTGGTGGAGTGGCAGCACCGTGGTCGCCCGAGCCTGTTCGGTGCAGTCTCCGGCGCCATTGCCGGCCTGGTGGCGATCACCCCGGCCTGTGGTTACGTCGGCCCCATGGGTGCCATCCTGCTCGGCCTGATCGCCGGTCCGGTGTGCGTATGGTCGGTGGAAAAGCTCAAGCCGATGATCGGCCTGGACGACGCCTTCGACGTATTTGGCGTGCATGGCGTTGCCGGCATCCTCGGCGGACTGCTGACACCGGTGTTCGCCCTCATTTCTCTCGGTGGCCAGGGCTTCCCCGAAGGCCGTGACCTTGCCGACCAGTTGATGGTCAATGGCGGCGCCATCCTCTTCAGCATTCTCTTCTCGGCCGCGACCAGCCTGATCGCCTTCAAGGTGGCTGCAGCACTGTGCGGTGGGCTGCGCGTGGCTGAAGAGGCCGAGGTGGATGGGCTGGACCTCTCCGCCCACGGTGAAGTTGGCTACAAGTATTCGAGCTGA
- a CDS encoding P-II family nitrogen regulator, which yields MKLITAIIKPFRLDDVREALTEAGVNGVTVTEVKGYGRQKGHSEIYRGAEYVVELLPKVKLEVVVGEALCQAAIDAILKAACTGKIGDGKLFVMDLESVVRIRTGELGEDAI from the coding sequence ATGAAACTCATTACCGCAATCATCAAACCCTTCCGCCTGGACGATGTGCGCGAGGCGCTGACCGAGGCCGGCGTCAACGGCGTCACCGTCACCGAGGTCAAGGGCTACGGCCGGCAGAAGGGCCATTCGGAGATCTACCGGGGCGCCGAGTACGTGGTGGAGCTGTTGCCCAAGGTCAAGCTGGAGGTTGTGGTTGGCGAAGCCCTGTGCCAAGCCGCCATCGACGCCATTCTCAAGGCGGCCTGCACGGGTAAGATCGGCGACGGCAAATTGTTCGTCATGGACCTGGAAAGCGTGGTGCGGATACGCACCGGGGAACTGGGCGAAGACGCTATTTGA
- a CDS encoding ammonium transporter, whose translation MEEQKTLTLEELQGLIEMTNTLNMEIFYWWCIALMILIHAGFLSYEIGASRLKNALAAGVKNILAFGFIVPTFFLFGWAIYNAFPDGLVPRMDALMNAMPWSQAMGPNIKDNATGIFWGAFALFAATTGSILSGAIIERARMSAFIVMTILLGSVLWLFGAAWGWHPEGWLTVQWGYHDVGAAGVVHMIAGFFALAVVINLGARIGRFNPDGSANAIVGHSMPMSVVGLMLIIVGFFGFLGGCIIYNSGAQWINIYGAPTTLSAFAFNTLMGFAGGLIGAYLTTREPFWMMSGGLVGIISVAPGLDLYHPGLAYLIGMGVAAVAPLVHNLLLKMRLDDAVGAFAVHGFGGFAGLVLSGVFLAGYPNVNGMAEISFLGQLGGAVVMASLGFIPGYLISYALKKAGVLRVPAHAEERGLDLTEVPAQAYPEWTAIYGETVKPNGSVEATLVVESKPA comes from the coding sequence ATGGAAGAACAGAAGACACTGACCCTGGAGGAGTTGCAGGGCCTGATCGAGATGACCAACACGTTGAACATGGAGATTTTCTACTGGTGGTGCATCGCCCTGATGATCCTGATCCATGCCGGCTTCCTGTCCTACGAGATAGGCGCCTCGCGCCTTAAGAACGCCTTGGCCGCCGGGGTGAAAAACATCCTCGCCTTCGGCTTCATCGTGCCGACCTTCTTCCTCTTCGGCTGGGCCATCTACAACGCCTTCCCCGACGGCCTGGTGCCGCGCATGGACGCCCTGATGAACGCCATGCCCTGGAGCCAGGCCATGGGCCCGAACATCAAGGACAACGCCACCGGTATCTTCTGGGGCGCCTTTGCCCTGTTCGCCGCCACCACCGGCTCGATCCTCTCCGGCGCCATCATCGAACGGGCGCGGATGAGCGCCTTCATCGTCATGACCATTCTCCTCGGCTCGGTGCTCTGGCTGTTCGGCGCCGCCTGGGGCTGGCACCCGGAAGGCTGGCTGACCGTGCAGTGGGGCTACCATGACGTCGGCGCCGCCGGCGTGGTGCACATGATCGCCGGCTTCTTCGCCCTGGCGGTGGTGATCAACCTCGGCGCGCGAATCGGCCGGTTCAACCCCGACGGCAGCGCCAACGCCATCGTCGGCCACAGCATGCCGATGAGCGTGGTGGGCCTGATGCTGATCATCGTCGGCTTCTTCGGCTTCCTCGGCGGCTGCATCATCTACAACTCCGGCGCCCAGTGGATCAACATCTACGGCGCCCCCACCACCCTCTCGGCGTTCGCCTTCAACACCCTGATGGGCTTTGCCGGCGGCCTGATCGGCGCCTACCTGACCACCCGCGAGCCCTTCTGGATGATGTCCGGCGGCCTGGTGGGCATCATCTCCGTGGCACCGGGCCTGGACCTCTACCACCCCGGGCTGGCCTACCTGATCGGCATGGGCGTGGCGGCCGTGGCGCCGCTGGTGCACAACCTGCTGCTGAAAATGCGCCTGGACGACGCCGTGGGCGCCTTCGCCGTGCACGGCTTCGGTGGCTTCGCCGGCCTGGTGCTCAGCGGCGTGTTCCTCGCCGGCTACCCGAACGTCAACGGCATGGCCGAGATCAGCTTCCTCGGCCAACTGGGTGGCGCCGTGGTGATGGCGAGCCTTGGCTTCATCCCCGGCTACCTCATTTCCTATGCGCTGAAAAAGGCCGGCGTGCTGCGGGTCCCGGCCCACGCGGAAGAACGCGGTCTCGACCTCACCGAAGTCCCGGCCCAGGCCTACCCGGAATGGACCGCCATCTACGGCGAGACGGTGAAGCCGAACGGCAGCGTGGAAGCCACCCTGGTGGTGGAAAGCAAACCGGCCTGA